One window of Cydia pomonella isolate Wapato2018A chromosome 5, ilCydPomo1, whole genome shotgun sequence genomic DNA carries:
- the LOC133518004 gene encoding ras-related and estrogen-regulated growth inhibitor-like protein, giving the protein MKDERASPPRVRVAVLGSSRVGKSALIVRYLTRRYIGEYHSNTDLLYRQTVQINSSPVELEVIDVSGSNSDKFPAEQIQWADACLVVYSVTDRSSFEYATEVLKALRRAPATASPAHGPAGATTPMPLALLGNKTDLDHLRQVTTQDGQSISAAHNASFSEASVADNSGDLYRCVDRLLAEVRTPLRTRKFSVTKMLGSLIGGATNNNQASRSGSMVACPRVPTPSRPPLAAAAP; this is encoded by the exons atgaaggACGAGCGTGCGAGTCCGCCGCGCGTGCGCGTCGCAGTTCTCGGCAGCTCACGAGTGGGAAAGTCAG CTCTTATTGTAAGATACCTAACAAGGCGATACATCGGAGAATATCATTCAAATACAG aTTTATTATACAGGCAGACAGTTCAAATAAACAGCAGCCCGGTGGAATTAGAAGTTATTGATGTCTCGGGCTCCAACTCGGACAAATTTCCAGCAGAACAG atcCAATGGGCAGACGCATGCCTAGTCGTGTACTCGGTGACGGACAGGAGCAGCTTCGAATACGCCACGGAAGTCCTGAAAGCCCTGAGGAGAGCCCCCGCTACCGCAAGCCCGGCGCACGGGCCCGCGGGCGCTACCACGCCCATGCCCCTAGCTCTTTTAGGAAATAAGACAGACCTGGACCATTTGAGACAG GTAACGACTCAGGATGGTCAGAGCATAAGCGCTGCTCATAACGCATCGTTTAGCGAggcgagcgtagccgataactcCGGCGACCTGTACCGCTGCGTGGACAGATTGCTCGCCGAGGTGCGCACGCCTCTGCGCACACGCAAGTTCTCCGTCACCAAGATGCTGGGCTCTCTCATAG GTGGCGCGACGAACAACAACCAAGCGAGCCGCAGCGGGTCCATGGTGGCGTGCCCGCGCGTGCCCACGCCGTCGCGGCCGCCGCTGGCCGCCGCGGCGCCCTGA